The following DNA comes from Acidobacteriota bacterium.
GCGCGCCTGCGGTCAGGCGACGCGCTCCGGACGGGTTGGCTCGGTCGCCGCGAGGAACAGACGGCTGATCGCCGCCTGGTCGTCCTGGGACCTCGCGCACATGAATTCCCACCCGGTGACGAACGACAGGTCGCCGCCGCCGTTCGACGCGTGGGAGTGCACGGCCTTGGCGACGAGCGTCGCGGTTCGTCCATCGGACGGCACGGTGAAGACGAATCGGTGCGTCATCCCCGTGTGAAAGGGCCGGGTGCAGCGAATGGCGAATCCTCCGAGGCTGACGTCGTGCAGTTCCATTCGCAGGTCGGACCCCTGAACCTGCACGTGGATCTCCTGGCTCGGCACCACTCGCCCGGTACGCCGTCCTTCTCCGGCCAGTGCGCCCGCAGGCATCATCGACCCTCCCGGACCGCAAGCTCGCCCGCTCCCGCGACGGGACCGGCCGCATTGACGGCACCGTAACTGCGAGCTCGGCCCGCACTCCGGCAACCGCGATTACAGGACTGCACGCGGCGGCGCACGACGGCCTGCGCCATGCCTCTGAACTCGTCACCGACTGGCCGCTGTCGTCCCGGGCTGCAGCCCGCGGTTCCACACCGCCGGGCCTGCAACAGGCGAGGCGCGGCCGAGTGCTACCGGCAACCGCCGGTATCTTGAACGTCTATCGGCCGGTGGCGGGCCGACTCTATCCCCTGGCGCCGAGGACGGCGACGACCACCGTCCGAGCGTGCGGGGCGCGACGATGCTCGAAGAGGAAGATGCCTTGCCAGGTGCCGAGCGCCAACCGGCCGTCGACGATCGGGATCGTCTCGCTCGTGCGGGTCAGGACCATCCTGAGATGGGATGGCATGTCGTCCGGCCCCTCGGCAGTGTGGATGAAGTACTCGCTGTCTTCGGGCACGAGGCGGTCGAAGAACGCGTGGAGATCGACGCGGGCCGATGGGTCGGCGTTCTCGTAGATGACGAGCGACGCAGAGGTGTGCTGGACGAACACGGTGGCGATGCCGGTGCGTGCGCCGCTCTCGCGCACGATCTTCGCGACCTCGTCGGTGATCTCCATCGTGCCCTGGCCATGGGTCCGCACGGTGAAGCGGGCCGAGTGCGCGATCATCGCCGCGATGGTACTCGCGGCCGCGTCGCGCGCCAAGCGGGACGCGGCTGAACTGAATACGTGCCGCCGCCGATATTACGCGCGTGAGCACCGTCCGGCGCCGCGGCGTCACCGCAGACGACTGGGGCAAGCCGCGCCGCAACGCGGCCGGCGATCCGATCTGCCGCTGGTGCGGCGGGCCGGTCCTGAAGCCGAGACGGACGTTCTGCGGCGACGCCTGCGTGCACGAGTGGAAGATCCGAAGCAGCCCGTGGTACGTGCGCCAGCAGCTCAAGAAGCGCGACAAGGGCGTCTGTCGGATCTGCGGATTCAACGTCATGAAGGCGCATCGCGAGTGGTCGAAGGCCAAGCCGCCTGCCGGCGACCGCGCCGCCCGGCGCGCCTGGCGGCGGTCTCGGCCCCGGTGGGAAGCCGATCACATCGTCCCCGTCGCCGACGGCGGCGGCGAGTGCGGGCTCGACAACTACCGCCTGCTCTGCCGTTCGTGCCACGTGTCCGTGACGCTTCGATGGCGCGTCGCGCGAGCGTCCGCGACGCCAGCGATGGCAGCGTCACGCGACACCTGACGCGCGCCTCGACTACACTCGTCGTCGGCGCGCCCTGGCGCGCGTTCCCGTGACGATGCCCCCGCGCATGACCGTTGCCTTCGCCATGTTCTGTCAGCAGTACGATCCGGAACACCCGACGGATCTGCGCCACATGGCGACGGGCATCGGCGGATGGTCGGCCGAGACGCCGCCCACCGTCGAGTTGACGCTGGCGATCGGCCTCTGGAATGCCGGTGGACCCGGCCGCGTGCGCTGCCGGCTCGGCGTCCGGCGCCCGGACGACGAGATTCAGTACGTCGGCGAAGGCGACACCGACATTCAGGACACGGGCGAGCTCGCCGTGCTGCCGTTGAAGTTCACGCTCACGCTCGACAGACCGGGCATCTACTGGGCGATCGGCGAGTTCGACGGCGCGACGATCGTCGAGGTGCCGTTCAACGTGAGCGACACGCCCGCTCCCACGTCCATCTCAGGCGCGCTCGGCCCGTAGCCAGGCGTCGCGCTCCGACGTTTCCGCCGCGAGTCCCTCTTCGCAGACGAACGGACGCCGTTTCGACGCTGAGCGCGCCGAGCGCGCACGCCGATTGTGGCGAGCAGGATGGTGGCTGACCGCCGTACACTGTCGGCAGCCGAATCCGCGATGGAGATCTCATCGATGCGGGCGATGCAGCTCGTCCGGCGAGGCGCGGGACGCCTCGAGGCCGTGGCTCGCCTGCGTCCATCGCCGGGTCCGGACCAACTCAGGATCCGCGTGACGGCGTGCGGCGTCTGCCGCACGGATCTCCATGTCGTCGACGGCGAGCTGCCCGACGTCCCTGTCCCGATCACGCCGGGCCACGAGATCGTCGGGCGCGTGGACGCGGTTGGCCCTGGCGTCACGGTGTTCTCGCCCGGCGATCGCGTCGGCGTTCCCTGGTTGGGATGGTCCTGCGGCGGCTGCGCGTTCTGCCGTGCGGGCCGCGAGAACCTGTGCCCGCAGGCGCGCTACACCGGGTATCAGATCGACGGCGGCTACGCGGAATACGCGGTGGCGGACGCGCGATTCTGTTTCCCGCTCCCTGCGTCCTACAGCGACCTGCACGCCGCGCCGCTCCTGTGCGCGGGGATGATCGGCTATCGCGCCCTGCGCATGGCGGGTGACGCCCGGCGCCTCGGCATCTACGGCTTCGGCGCCGCCGCGCACATCGTCGCGCAGGTCGCACTGGGAACCGGCCGGGAGGTGTACGCGTTCGTCCGGCCAGGCGACGAAAGCGCCCGAACGTTCGCGCGGGCTCGAGGCGTCACGTGGGCCGGCTGGTCCAACGAGCCGCCGCCGACACCGCTCGATGCCGCGCTGATCTTCGCGCCGGACGGCGCGCTCGTTCCCGAAGCTCTCGCGCGAGTCGTGCCGGGCGGTGTCGTGGTCTGCGCCGGCATCCACATGAGCGACATTCCCGGCTTTGCGTACCGGCTGCTCTGGGGCGAGCGGGTGGTTCGATCGGTCGCGAACCTCACGCGACAGGACGCGCGCGAGTTCCTCGCGCTCGCCGAGCGGGTGCCGATCGCCACGACGGTGCGGCCGTATCCGCTCGCGCAGGCGAACGACGCGCTGGCCGATCTTCGGGGCGGCCGGATCACTGGCGCCGCCGTGCTCGTCACGCCCTGAGCCTGGCGGCGACAGCCCATGCTCGCGGCCAGCGAGTCGTGCCGATGTGCCGGCCAGCCGCAGGGATCGACGACACAGCGCGCCCGACTCGCCGAGTCTGGTTTACGATGCTCGGCTGATGAGCTTTGCGCACCTGACGCTGCCCACGCGCGATGTCGAGCGCACCGCGCGGTTCTTCGAGAAGACGCTCGGCTACGCGCGCCGGCAGACGCCCGCGAACTCGCCGGTGGACGCCCAGTGGCTCGATCTCGGGCGCGATCAGCAGGTCCACGTCGTGCGCGTGGCGGAGTTCGAAGCCTCGCCGTTCGAGGGCGAGTTCGGCCGGCACGTCGCGGTGCGCTATCCGCTGGCCGGCTTCGACGCGCTGAAGACGCGGCTGCGGAGTGAAGGCGCCGAGGTCTTCGCGCCGCTCCGCGCGACGCCCTTCGAGCGGTTCTTCTTTCGCGATCCGGTGAACGGCTTCGTCTTCGAAGTGCTCCCCGAGCAGGTGGCCAGGCCGGAGTGACGCGAACGTCCGGCTCAGGCCCCGTGGGCCATCCACTTGGACCAGTAGAACGTCAACGGCACCTTGCCGGTGTTGACGATGCCGTGCAGCGTGTTGCCGGCACAGTAGAGGATGGCGCCGGGCCCGACCTTCGTCACGCTCCCGTCCACG
Coding sequences within:
- a CDS encoding VOC family protein, whose product is MSFAHLTLPTRDVERTARFFEKTLGYARRQTPANSPVDAQWLDLGRDQQVHVVRVAEFEASPFEGEFGRHVAVRYPLAGFDALKTRLRSEGAEVFAPLRATPFERFFFRDPVNGFVFEVLPEQVARPE
- a CDS encoding YjbQ family protein is translated as MIAHSARFTVRTHGQGTMEITDEVAKIVRESGARTGIATVFVQHTSASLVIYENADPSARVDLHAFFDRLVPEDSEYFIHTAEGPDDMPSHLRMVLTRTSETIPIVDGRLALGTWQGIFLFEHRRAPHARTVVVAVLGARG
- a CDS encoding PilZ domain-containing protein produces the protein MPSQEIHVQVQGSDLRMELHDVSLGGFAIRCTRPFHTGMTHRFVFTVPSDGRTATLVAKAVHSHASNGGGDLSFVTGWEFMCARSQDDQAAISRLFLAATEPTRPERVA
- a CDS encoding HNH endonuclease translates to MSTVRRRGVTADDWGKPRRNAAGDPICRWCGGPVLKPRRTFCGDACVHEWKIRSSPWYVRQQLKKRDKGVCRICGFNVMKAHREWSKAKPPAGDRAARRAWRRSRPRWEADHIVPVADGGGECGLDNYRLLCRSCHVSVTLRWRVARASATPAMAASRDT
- a CDS encoding zinc-dependent alcohol dehydrogenase family protein yields the protein MRAMQLVRRGAGRLEAVARLRPSPGPDQLRIRVTACGVCRTDLHVVDGELPDVPVPITPGHEIVGRVDAVGPGVTVFSPGDRVGVPWLGWSCGGCAFCRAGRENLCPQARYTGYQIDGGYAEYAVADARFCFPLPASYSDLHAAPLLCAGMIGYRALRMAGDARRLGIYGFGAAAHIVAQVALGTGREVYAFVRPGDESARTFARARGVTWAGWSNEPPPTPLDAALIFAPDGALVPEALARVVPGGVVVCAGIHMSDIPGFAYRLLWGERVVRSVANLTRQDAREFLALAERVPIATTVRPYPLAQANDALADLRGGRITGAAVLVTP